A segment of the Yersinia rochesterensis genome:
TGTGCTAAAGATTGGACAAAAATCAGTAACATAAATTTTATGGTATGGCAGCGGCGCTATTGATAGCATGCGCGCATCTATATTGGATATATCGCTTAATATTGCTGTCATGGGGGAAGCATGAGCACGGGAAGCCCAATGATTACATTACGCCGGGTAGCGGCATGTACGGTTATGAGTTTATGGTTGGTTGGTTGTAGCAATGATAATACAACATCCGCGCCAATCAGCAGTGTCGGTGGTGATCGCTCTGGTACCATGCTAAGTGGTTCGGACACCAATAGTTCTGGTGAGCGCATCGTTTATAACCGTAGTTACGACAATATCCCCAAAGGAAGCTACAGCGGTAATACCTATACCGTTAAGCGTGGTGACACGCTGTTTTATATTGCCTGGATAACGGGGAGTGACTTCCGTGATCTGGCGGCAAAAAACAATATTGCAGAGCCTTATAGCCTGAATGTGGGGCAATCTATTCAGTTGGGTAATGGTTCTAGTGGTGGAATGTTAGCCGCGACTGATGCCACATCGAGTGGAATAGCAAAACCGCCTGCAAATATTCAGAACACAACTACAACGGTTGATTCTCAATCAACTAGCGCGTATTCTGAAAACTCGGGTAAACAGAATGTTGGCAAAATGTTGCCAGCGTCAGGCGCTGTTGTCGCTACAACTGCACCTGTTATCGCGCCGAGCAGTCCAATCAGTGACCCTACCAGCAATGGTAGTCCAGTCAGTAACTGGAAATGGCCAACTGAAGGTAAAACGATCGATAGTTTCTCTGCTTCCGAAGGGGGAAATAAAGGGATTGATATCGCCGGTTCCCGTGGGCAACCTATCTTCGCTACAGCAAATGGGCGAGTTGTGTATGCTGGGAACGCACTGCGTGGTTACGGTAATCTTATTATCATCAAACACAATGATGATTACCTGAGCGCCTACGCTCATAACGATACAATGCTGGTCCGGGAACAAGAAGAAGTGAAG
Coding sequences within it:
- the nlpD gene encoding murein hydrolase activator NlpD, translated to MITLRRVAACTVMSLWLVGCSNDNTTSAPISSVGGDRSGTMLSGSDTNSSGERIVYNRSYDNIPKGSYSGNTYTVKRGDTLFYIAWITGSDFRDLAAKNNIAEPYSLNVGQSIQLGNGSSGGMLAATDATSSGIAKPPANIQNTTTTVDSQSTSAYSENSGKQNVGKMLPASGAVVATTAPVIAPSSPISDPTSNGSPVSNWKWPTEGKTIDSFSASEGGNKGIDIAGSRGQPIFATANGRVVYAGNALRGYGNLIIIKHNDDYLSAYAHNDTMLVREQEEVKAGQKIATMGSTGTSSVRLHFEIRYKGKSVNPLRYLPQR